One stretch of Niallia sp. XMNu-256 DNA includes these proteins:
- a CDS encoding F0F1 ATP synthase subunit delta, giving the protein MSNPAIANRYAFALFQVAIEQKLLDQLDTELRVVREVIQQNQDFNTLLSSPKLSKDKKKQLLQNAFSNANPFLQNTFNLLVDRGREGLIVQIADHFIELTNNEKGIAEATVTSARPLTEKEIKALSKTFAKKLGKKDLRIENIVDSNLLGGIKLRVGNRIYDGSVKGKLERLERQLLR; this is encoded by the coding sequence ATGAGTAATCCGGCAATTGCAAACCGCTACGCGTTCGCACTTTTCCAGGTTGCTATTGAACAAAAGCTTCTTGATCAATTAGATACGGAGCTTCGTGTAGTGAGAGAAGTAATTCAACAAAATCAAGACTTCAACACATTACTGTCATCTCCAAAGCTATCAAAAGATAAGAAAAAACAACTACTTCAAAATGCTTTTTCAAATGCAAATCCTTTTTTACAAAATACATTTAATTTATTAGTTGATCGCGGGCGTGAAGGACTCATTGTCCAAATCGCTGATCACTTTATTGAATTGACAAATAACGAAAAAGGAATTGCTGAGGCAACAGTTACATCTGCTCGTCCTTTAACAGAAAAAGAAATAAAAGCACTTTCTAAGACATTTGCCAAGAAGTTAGGTAAAAAAGATCTTCGGATTGAAAATATAGTGGATTCCAATTTGCTCGGTGGTATTAAACTTCGCGTCGGTAACCGTATTTATGACGGCAGCGTCAAGGGTAAGTTAGAGCGCTTGGAACGCCAATTGTTACGTTAA
- the atpF gene encoding F0F1 ATP synthase subunit B — MSGEQFVLGAATGFNGGDALFQLIMFIVLLALIKKFAWGPLMGMMKQREEFVANEIENAEKSRKEAADLLDQQRALLKEARGEAQGLIENAKKQAEVQREEIITAARSEAGRLKESAKLEIEQQKEQAVAAIKEQVTSLSVLIASKVIEKELNEKEQTKFINNYIKEVGEKR, encoded by the coding sequence GTGTCAGGTGAACAATTTGTATTGGGAGCAGCAACGGGTTTTAATGGTGGAGATGCTCTTTTCCAATTAATTATGTTTATCGTTTTGTTAGCGCTTATTAAGAAGTTTGCATGGGGTCCTTTAATGGGGATGATGAAGCAACGTGAAGAATTTGTCGCTAATGAAATTGAAAATGCCGAAAAAAGCCGCAAAGAGGCAGCGGATTTATTAGACCAACAACGTGCCTTATTAAAAGAAGCACGGGGTGAAGCACAAGGTTTAATCGAAAATGCGAAAAAACAAGCAGAAGTACAACGCGAGGAAATTATAACAGCTGCACGTTCAGAAGCAGGTCGCTTGAAGGAAAGTGCCAAACTTGAAATTGAACAACAGAAGGAACAAGCTGTTGCTGCAATTAAAGAACAGGTTACTTCATTGTCTGTACTAATTGCTTCTAAAGTAATAGAAAAAGAGTTAAACGAAAAAGAACAAACGAAGTTTATTAACAATTATATTAAAGAGGTAGGAGAGAAGCGATGA
- the atpE gene encoding F0F1 ATP synthase subunit C, with protein sequence MGPLAAAIAVGLAALGAGIGNGMIVSRTVEGMARQPEAKGMLQGTMILGVAFVEAIPIMAVVIAFMVVGR encoded by the coding sequence ATGGGTCCATTAGCAGCAGCAATAGCAGTTGGATTAGCGGCACTAGGTGCTGGTATCGGTAACGGTATGATCGTATCACGTACAGTAGAGGGTATGGCTCGTCAACCAGAAGCAAAAGGTATGCTTCAAGGTACAATGATCTTAGGGGTAGCGTTCGTTGAGGCGATTCCTATCATGGCCGTAGTTATTGCGTTTATGGTAGTTGGTCGTTAA
- the atpB gene encoding F0F1 ATP synthase subunit A: MGHGAPLVEFLGLTFNLSNVLMITVASLIVFIIAVVCTRNLSMKPTGMQNFFEWIMDFVRNIIRSSMDWKEGGHFHVLGITLIMYIFVSNTLGLPFAITYDGVLWWKSPTADPVVTLTLAATVMGLAHYYGVKQRGMKQYLKAFVTPFSFMLPIKLVEEFSNTLTLGLRLYGNIFAGEVLLTLLAGGLATGVGGTIAAIIPTVAWLGFSTFMGAIQAYIFTLLSMVYLSHKVSHDH; encoded by the coding sequence ATGGGACATGGAGCTCCTTTAGTAGAATTTCTGGGTTTAACATTCAACTTATCAAATGTCCTCATGATAACAGTAGCAAGTTTGATTGTATTCATCATAGCTGTAGTATGCACGAGAAATCTATCCATGAAACCTACAGGAATGCAAAATTTCTTTGAATGGATAATGGATTTTGTGAGAAACATTATTCGAAGCAGTATGGATTGGAAAGAAGGGGGACACTTCCATGTGCTGGGGATAACCCTAATTATGTATATATTTGTTTCTAATACATTAGGACTCCCATTTGCTATTACATATGATGGGGTACTTTGGTGGAAGTCACCAACAGCCGATCCAGTTGTTACTCTAACGTTGGCTGCAACAGTAATGGGTCTTGCTCATTACTATGGAGTGAAACAAAGGGGTATGAAACAATATTTAAAAGCGTTTGTCACTCCTTTTTCGTTTATGTTACCAATTAAATTGGTAGAGGAATTCTCTAACACATTAACGTTAGGTCTTCGTCTTTACGGTAATATCTTTGCCGGTGAAGTGTTACTAACTTTACTAGCAGGCGGTTTAGCAACAGGTGTTGGTGGAACGATTGCAGCGATCATTCCAACCGTTGCATGGCTAGGGTTCTCAACATTCATGGGTGCTATTCAAGCTTATATCTTTACATTGTTATCAATGGTCTACCTTTCTCATAAAGTTAGTCATGACCATTAA
- a CDS encoding ATP synthase subunit I — protein MPEYRSMFTRVRSYIFYLLAIFVLGWGFTSYQDVFLGLILGTSLSLINLWLLVKRMDRFSQQFDNGKVVKSLGFFSRVATAILGVLIAMEYPQYLHLVSVIIGLMITYVVIMIDFFIEHKNSHN, from the coding sequence ATGCCAGAATACAGGAGCATGTTTACTCGAGTTAGATCATACATATTTTACTTGTTAGCTATATTCGTACTTGGTTGGGGGTTTACATCCTACCAGGATGTATTTTTGGGCCTTATCCTAGGTACAAGCCTTAGTCTGATTAACTTATGGCTTTTGGTTAAAAGAATGGATCGATTTAGCCAACAATTTGACAATGGAAAGGTTGTTAAATCGCTAGGTTTCTTTTCTAGAGTGGCAACTGCGATCCTAGGGGTTCTAATTGCGATGGAATATCCCCAGTATCTCCATCTAGTTAGTGTGATTATAGGATTAATGATAACTTATGTTGTCATTATGATAGATTTTTTTATCGAACACAAGAATTCACATAATTAA
- a CDS encoding S8 family serine peptidase, which produces MKRKSIILILLFFIFMHSVSASTQSNFKLPPIPSEQQADQIAIFMTEKPMKRQELKAMIKKYPDIEIRHFFQHALNGFSAKGPTQSLEKLAEDIPMTKLSPVNQYKVMDLFQQGDNVEIIGAERVRGLFDSQHRRLTGKGVKIGVIDTGIDYEHEDLRRNYGGGRDMVDADGDPMETKGTEGLGTFHGTHVAGIIAANGRMVGVAPDATIIAYRALGPGGMGTTEQVVAAIEQAIKDKVDVLNLSLGNSVNGPDLPLSVALNNAVDHGIVAVTSSGNSGPNMWTVGSPGTASKAISVGASTPTMKIPYIEIDGDRIRLQPLQGSVPWDLDRSHELVDGGTGKKTQLKQVKGKIVLMERGELTFSEKVSNAEKAGAIAVVIYNNTKGPLIGNLTQTSTIPVMSITKKDGQNLKQALDKKLTLIKTIIIEEKDTLADFSSRGPVTTTWEVKPDILAPGVAINSTIPGGYLPLQGTSMAAPHVAGACAILKQAHPNWGPEKIKAALMNYAKPLYKEKGELYKTYEQGAGRIQLQESLKAETLVYPSSLKFGKFTATDVNHEHEQTVTIENTSEHPKKVSFQTPKQHKGIAWHLPMAFEIPPGEKRKVKIQMTADPDQLTEKVYDGNIVVESDGKPLYLPYLFVLEEPDYPRVMGFDFGAGDHPGNYRYEVYLPGGAEEFGVALFHPDTYQFIQFLDWKRNIGKGLIQKEISAESLPEQGMYVAKVFARKAGQEDWVETLIQIAPPVDTLSK; this is translated from the coding sequence ATGAAAAGAAAATCAATTATCCTCATCTTGCTTTTCTTTATTTTCATGCATTCTGTTTCAGCTTCAACTCAATCTAACTTCAAACTGCCTCCAATCCCATCTGAACAACAAGCAGATCAAATTGCAATTTTTATGACAGAGAAGCCAATGAAGAGGCAAGAATTAAAGGCGATGATTAAAAAGTATCCAGATATTGAAATCCGTCATTTTTTTCAACATGCCCTTAACGGCTTTTCTGCAAAAGGCCCAACACAGAGTCTCGAAAAATTAGCGGAAGACATCCCAATGACGAAACTTTCTCCAGTTAATCAATACAAAGTGATGGATCTTTTTCAACAGGGAGATAATGTCGAAATTATTGGTGCAGAAAGGGTAAGAGGACTATTTGATTCACAGCATCGACGCCTTACGGGAAAAGGGGTAAAAATCGGTGTAATAGACACAGGAATTGACTATGAGCATGAAGATTTAAGACGCAATTATGGAGGCGGCCGGGATATGGTTGATGCGGACGGGGATCCCATGGAAACGAAGGGGACGGAAGGTCTCGGTACGTTTCATGGTACACATGTGGCCGGGATTATCGCAGCAAACGGAAGGATGGTAGGAGTGGCGCCTGATGCAACAATTATTGCCTATCGTGCGCTTGGACCAGGTGGCATGGGAACAACCGAGCAAGTCGTCGCTGCCATTGAGCAAGCCATTAAAGATAAGGTGGATGTTTTGAACTTATCGCTTGGGAATAGTGTAAATGGCCCTGATTTGCCATTAAGTGTGGCCTTAAACAACGCAGTCGATCATGGGATTGTTGCTGTGACTTCATCGGGGAACTCCGGTCCGAATATGTGGACGGTCGGGTCTCCTGGAACTGCTTCTAAAGCAATCTCGGTAGGAGCGTCAACTCCGACAATGAAAATCCCCTATATAGAAATAGATGGTGACCGAATTCGCCTCCAGCCTTTACAAGGATCTGTACCTTGGGACCTTGACCGCTCGCATGAATTAGTAGATGGGGGTACGGGGAAAAAAACACAATTAAAACAGGTTAAGGGCAAAATTGTCTTAATGGAAAGAGGGGAATTAACCTTTTCAGAAAAGGTAAGCAATGCCGAAAAGGCGGGGGCCATCGCGGTCGTTATTTATAACAACACAAAGGGGCCGTTAATTGGGAACTTAACGCAAACGAGTACCATTCCTGTCATGAGCATTACGAAAAAGGATGGTCAGAACCTTAAACAGGCGTTAGATAAAAAGCTCACCCTTATTAAAACCATTATAATAGAAGAAAAAGATACATTAGCAGATTTTAGTTCAAGAGGACCAGTCACCACTACTTGGGAGGTAAAGCCTGACATACTGGCACCAGGTGTCGCAATTAACAGTACGATTCCGGGCGGATATTTACCCCTACAAGGCACTAGTATGGCGGCGCCACATGTGGCAGGGGCCTGCGCAATTTTAAAACAGGCACACCCGAACTGGGGTCCTGAAAAAATAAAAGCGGCTCTAATGAATTATGCTAAACCACTTTATAAAGAGAAAGGGGAGCTATACAAAACCTATGAACAAGGGGCAGGAAGAATTCAACTTCAGGAGTCACTGAAAGCGGAAACCCTTGTCTATCCGTCTTCACTCAAGTTTGGGAAATTCACAGCGACAGACGTGAATCATGAACATGAACAAACCGTTACAATTGAAAACACATCCGAACATCCAAAAAAAGTTTCCTTTCAAACACCTAAACAGCATAAAGGGATAGCATGGCACTTGCCGATGGCTTTTGAAATCCCTCCAGGTGAAAAAAGAAAAGTAAAAATCCAAATGACGGCAGATCCTGATCAATTGACTGAGAAGGTTTATGACGGGAATATTGTTGTTGAAAGTGATGGGAAGCCCCTCTATCTTCCCTACTTATTTGTGTTAGAGGAACCTGATTACCCACGTGTAATGGGATTTGACTTTGGCGCAGGTGATCACCCGGGAAATTATCGCTACGAGGTTTACCTTCCAGGAGGAGCAGAAGAATTTGGTGTAGCCTTATTTCACCCTGATACTTACCAATTTATTCAATTTTTGGATTGGAAAAGAAATATCGGAAAAGGTCTGATTCAAAAAGAAATCTCAGCAGAATCTTTACCAGAACAAGGGATGTATGTAGCGAAGGTTTTTGCAAGAAAGGCAGGTCAAGAGGACTGGGTTGAGACGTTGATTCAAATTGCGCCTCCTGTAGATACTTTATCCAAATAA
- the upp gene encoding uracil phosphoribosyltransferase, whose product MAKVYVFDHPLIQHKLTYIRKADTGTKEFRELVDEVATLMAFEITRDMPLEEIEIETPVDKTKSKVLSGKKIGLVPILRAGIGMVDGVLKLIPAAKVGHVGLYRDPETLQPVEYYAKLPSDVKERDFIVVDPMLATGGSAIAAIDSLKTRGAKHIKFMCLVAAPEGVKALQEAHPDVDIFIAALDEKLNEHGYIVPGLGDAGDRLFGTK is encoded by the coding sequence GTGGCAAAAGTATATGTATTTGATCACCCACTCATTCAGCACAAACTTACATACATTCGTAAAGCAGACACAGGTACAAAGGAATTCCGTGAATTAGTTGATGAAGTAGCAACATTAATGGCATTTGAAATTACGCGCGATATGCCATTAGAGGAAATTGAAATCGAAACACCTGTAGACAAAACAAAGTCAAAAGTCCTTTCAGGTAAAAAAATCGGACTTGTTCCAATCCTACGTGCGGGAATAGGCATGGTAGATGGAGTTCTTAAGTTAATTCCAGCCGCAAAAGTTGGACATGTTGGTTTATACCGTGATCCTGAAACGTTACAACCAGTAGAATATTATGCGAAACTTCCTTCTGATGTAAAAGAAAGAGATTTCATTGTTGTTGACCCTATGTTAGCGACAGGTGGCTCAGCGATTGCAGCGATCGACTCATTAAAAACGCGCGGCGCCAAACATATTAAGTTTATGTGCTTGGTCGCTGCGCCAGAGGGCGTTAAAGCATTACAAGAAGCTCATCCTGATGTTGATATTTTCATTGCTGCTCTTGATGAAAAGTTAAACGAACACGGCTATATCGTTCCAGGTCTAGGCGATGCGGGCGATCGTTTGTTTGGTACAAAATAA